One Salvia splendens isolate huo1 chromosome 1, SspV2, whole genome shotgun sequence genomic window, AAGAATAGGTTTAACTCTCCCTCATACTAAAAATCCTGCAATTCCTGTACAATTTCTTCAGAGGGCTTTCAATGGTGATCGTGTATAAATATCCTAACCAATAAACCTAATTACTAGAGTCCTGGAGAaccatgaatttttttttaaaaaaaatagaacaaaAAGTCATggaaaatatgaataattagtTGTTAGAAGGTTCCGACGACTTGTTCTTCAATGCAGCGATTTCCTGATCTTGCTCTTTCATTAGATGCCCCTGTGCAGTTGAATTCACAATCTTTACGAAAAAGTTCATCAGCATTATCCACACCACGGTGTTCCAAATAGACGTCAGCGAGAAATCCCAGTTGGCCGCCTGATTGAAACAAGTGTTAGCAGGAAAGATTCAAGGCAAGTTTGAATAAGAGAGAGAGGTGCAAATACCTTGACACTTGCAGGAGGCTCAGGTTTCGTGGACAAGTACTTGTCTTTCACGGAGTGAAGATTGGCGATAAGCTTAGGCATAATGTTGCTGAAACCAGGTACAAAGCTAGACAGCCAAAGCAGTTCATTTTCCATCCAATGAAGCAGTTGGTTGTTGCATACAGATATAATAAACACTGTCTACATTCATATAGGTATGTAAAGAATGTCAATTTTAAGAGGTACAGcaggttttatttatttgttagagACAATTGAAATCTTCTACCAACCTGAATGTGAGTCTTGATGATTGCTTTGCCTATCACCGTTGCCAAGAAAAATTCCCAGAAAGGAATTCCGAACTGTCCACACATTATTCCCACTAGATCAAATAAAGGATTTGGCACCTACAAAATATTCACGTAGATATTAAGTCATAATGGCAGTCTCGCAAAAATGAACATCGATACAAGTCCATCAATTGAGTAAGGGCAAAGCAATATTGAACCAAGAACAGAATATAAGGAAATGTTTATACTCTGATTTCTGAGACGAGAAAAATAATGATTTATATTTATGGATTCCTCAACTTACAAAAGAATAGTACTGGTGTTGGTGAAAACAGCAAGTTGCGGAAAGGAGTTTAAGCAACTAACCGAAGCAAGAATGAGGATTGTAAAAAAGTTCAGATATTGAGCATGTGACAGAAACCAGCGCTTTATTTGATTCAGACGAGTTGATAAAAATCCCTCATCTTCTCCCGAGGAAGCATCCAATTCTTCCATGGCACCCACTGTGTTACCTGACAAGCGAGCTGCACAGAATATGCATATTAGGTTAAACTAAATCAACAATTAATCCAAAAGCACAAAAGCTCTCTATCATCCTAAAAAAGCTCCATGTGATATAAAAAGCAGTTTGCATCATAAGAAGAAATGAAAACAAGTAACCAATGTTCATACCTGCCCTTGAAATGAAGTATGGGGGAAGTTCACCAAGTGCAGTCCCGAAGCCCCATAGAATGGCCTCCAACTGGACCTGGGGCAATATGCTACTCAGTGGGATACGTACACCGTCTGATGGTGGAAACAATGGGGGCCCAAAGTCGGCACAGTTCTTTCCAAGCCATGAAGGGcctttttttaattgtattGTGTCATATGAAGCACTTTTGATGTCTACTCGGCCACATTTTATTGCTTTAATTGTGAAGAATGCAATATGAGGTCCCAAATAGAGAACAAAAGTGTGTAATCCAGATCCTATACAAGTAACACAACGAAGCAAGTTCAGAAATTAATAGATACGATCATAGAAAAGATCATCTGGAGGTAGGTGACAATAAGTGCTGTTGTGTACTGGGATTCCCGTTCTCGAACAACCATATTATTTAGTAAGCAAGGTTTGTTTTAGTTGACAAGTTTGTTCACCTCAAGAACATTCTTTAGTTTTGAATCATAATATGGGTTTGTCCGAGATGTTATTCCATCATTTCTAACAAGTACCAACAACATAAGAATAACCATAGATACGTGAACTTTTCAAGTATTAGCTTACCAAGTCCAATGGAAGATGCGACTCCAAGAGCCACCCACCACAGTACAAATTGCACATAACGCTGAACTTCCTCGACATGCTGCATCACAGATTGAAGGTAGATGGTGTTAAACGAAACACTCAAGGTGTGTCAGTCAGTAATCAGAGGCATCTAAAAGTTTTTGGCGTAAAATAAAGCAACTGAATTTGAATAAGAGAACGATAACATAACGAAAAAGATAGCCAAATGTGGCATTTGGATTACCTTCCCATGAGGACCCTCAACAGTCACGAGTAGTGTGCCGATGGCAGCAACAATAACACTCAACAGGATTAACCAACCGGCATGTGTTAGCATATATGCTACGGATTTTCTTATATACTGCCTTACAGCAAGAACAAAGAGCTTTAATGTCTTGAAAGGCTGTGAGGTCAGAGTCAAGTTTTCTAAATCTTGTTGGTGCTTTTCACGAAGTCCTGAAAATAAGAATTTATCCCATTAAAGGAACATGTGACTGGAAGGAACTGGGAACATCTCACCAAATCACGCCACATTCCAAAATATTGAATTAAATATAATTCCAAGACAAATTAGCTGCTTCACAGTAGCTTTTCAAACTATAAGACTTACATCTTATATTAGCACACACTTTGAAGGAAATAAATTCCTggtaattaactaactatgcaAATGAGTATGCAAAAAATCCTACAAACCATCAACGATCAAATTCTCAATAACCTTGATCATGGCGTAgaaatataacttgctacaacCAAAGACATTACAATAAAAAAGTTATCTCATGTTTGAGGAGTATCACTTCTGATGCTCAAAGAAAAGTTTTCAACTTCTATTTCAAATCTGAAGGAGGAGCACTAATGTTCATTACCAATATACCACAGCCTGAGAAAAGCCAAATGTTCTCTGCTTCACTTAACCATATTAGAGAATACGAAGTTGCATAGTGAGTTTTTCAAAAAACGTGAATACAAGTGTTCTCATATGACATAACCATATTTACTCTTTCCA contains:
- the LOC121794040 gene encoding vacuole membrane protein KMS1-like isoform X1; protein product: MGSNKILNSDSISGDRAMSISGLREKHQQDLENLTLTSQPFKTLKLFVLAVRQYIRKSVAYMLTHAGWLILLSVIVAAIGTLLVTVEGPHGKHVEEVQRYVQFVLWWVALGVASSIGLGSGLHTFVLYLGPHIAFFTIKAIKCGRVDIKSASYDTIQLKKGPSWLGKNCADFGPPLFPPSDGVRIPLSSILPQVQLEAILWGFGTALGELPPYFISRAARLSGNTVGAMEELDASSGEDEGFLSTRLNQIKRWFLSHAQYLNFFTILILASVPNPLFDLVGIMCGQFGIPFWEFFLATVIGKAIIKTHIQTVFIISVCNNQLLHWMENELLWLSSFVPGFSNIMPKLIANLHSVKDKYLSTKPEPPASVKAANWDFSLTSIWNTVVWIMLMNFFVKIVNSTAQGHLMKEQDQEIAALKNKSSEPSNN
- the LOC121794040 gene encoding vacuole membrane protein KMS1-like isoform X2 yields the protein MLTHAGWLILLSVIVAAIGTLLVTVEGPHGKHVEEVQRYVQFVLWWVALGVASSIGLGSGLHTFVLYLGPHIAFFTIKAIKCGRVDIKSASYDTIQLKKGPSWLGKNCADFGPPLFPPSDGVRIPLSSILPQVQLEAILWGFGTALGELPPYFISRAARLSGNTVGAMEELDASSGEDEGFLSTRLNQIKRWFLSHAQYLNFFTILILASVPNPLFDLVGIMCGQFGIPFWEFFLATVIGKAIIKTHIQTVFIISVCNNQLLHWMENELLWLSSFVPGFSNIMPKLIANLHSVKDKYLSTKPEPPASVKAANWDFSLTSIWNTVVWIMLMNFFVKIVNSTAQGHLMKEQDQEIAALKNKSSEPSNN